The Macadamia integrifolia cultivar HAES 741 chromosome 4, SCU_Mint_v3, whole genome shotgun sequence genome contains the following window.
ctttttcttttgttttaaaaggacaaaataataataataataataataatttcagCATCCACTTCCACTGCTCAAAATTAAGCCAGAATTTAGTACCGAATAGACCTGAATTTCTACGAACCAACCCGAATGAAGGTTGATATGAACCTTGGAGCGACAACATTTAGGTCATAGATTAAAGATGGAGTCCAGAAAACTCTAAAAATAAAGGCCATGAGACTAGGGTCGGTGAAGAAGCTCCAAAGATGAAATAACAATACCCAACGACCCCTCCGAGATAAAAGGGCACACAGAGCACAAAAGCATCAAATTCTACTTCGATCAGACACAAAATTGAAATGGGTATAGTTCCAGCACAGACAATTCCCATAAACGATGTGTTGATGGAATCCTGAGGGAATCAAATGCTGGTTCAAATCTGGAAAGGTGAAAAAGGAAATAAGATAGCAACACAACCAAATCACCAACTGGGTCTTTTGCAGAAACAGTAAAAGATGATAAATATTAGATTATGGGCTTTGTAGCTTGTAGGttagagactagagagagagagagagaacaggcTTGGCTTACCTGTTAACAGGTGAAGTGAATGATTCTAAATGACAGACCAACCACTGCGACCCAACTGCTCTTGATGGTAAAATATCCCTAGACCTAATTTCCCTTCTCATGATTTCACCCCCAAACTCTAGTCCttgctttattcttttttatcatttttggaagattgtgaCATATTCcttctcatttatttttattttaatctaaataaattcattaatatATTAAGAGATGAAAGGTTCTTCACTTCATCCCGAAGCTTGTCTGATTTCTTTTACTGACAAACTTGCCAACAGTTCAAGTTCTAACAGACCCATTGCTCTTCTCCactaaaaatttttattttctgttgccAACAAACCTTTCTGTGTCACTTTGGGAGAGCAACTATGATGAAGCTGAGGTCCGTAACGCCTGATGTCCTGTCTGTGAATGTGaaaaagatcatcatcattTTAACATTTTGGAGAGATTAATCACATATGGATATGGTATCTTATGATGATCAAGacattaaaataattttggtCAAACGATGGTAGTCGTAAACTTGCTGGAAGATGCAAATCCTCTGGGCTCCGGGTCTGACGGCCAATTTTCCTCGAAGTAGGCATTAGATCATTAGATAGTCCTCAATATATTTAGTGTGAATGCTTTACACATTAATCAGTGGATTTTGACTGTGATTTGGACTAATTGCCAAGAAAAATTGATAGAGCTGTCATTGACCCGGTTAGtactgattaaaaaaataattttgtttaGTTACCACGGTTCAAGATATTGGTATCCTATCGGCCATATTTTTCCCCTGAAAATTAGAACAATATGACCTATATCAACGAATTCTATAGTATCAATTGGAATGATCTGAGATCGTGATTTAAATCTTTTGAAGTcacatttaagattttttttgataaagaaatTACATTTAAGATTAAGGGGTATGAGGGAGAAGATGTTGGTAATGCATAGAGATTATGGGAAGAGAGGGGAATACAGAACAGACATGTAGGATTGGGGAGGAGGGGACTGGGAGGACTGTTCCAAGTGGAAAAGAGAGAATAAGGAGAAATAGGGGGTCTCTGGCTCTCTGCTTTGATTCCTCTTGGTTTTTAGAGTGTACACAGACCATAGGTTGTTAGTCTTACAGCAGctaacaaatggtatcagaggaTGTTAACACCCTTATAAGAAAATGTATCTCATCCacgttgtgtttggtatgcattcttgaaATAGATTATGAGTCTAGAACACACcctgaaatgaaaaaataaagaatttcgGGTTTCAAAATAAGTTCTAGATCCaaaatctattccaagaatagaaaccaaacacaaccttaaactTTTTGGCTCTACTGCTGATCTCACAATATCCTTTCATCAATGTATGAAACTAAAAGTATCCTTCCAAGTTTCAGTGTCCTGCCAGCTACCCAGCCCATCCGTCAGAATCTATTTGGAAGGTTTGAACTACCAGCTAGGGGTggcaacggtccgggttggtgcggtttcgatCCGGTTCTACCgatttcggtgtgagtttggaagtgaccgaaaccgacccattaaggatttatcggtttcggtctggtgtCGGCTTCGATGCGGTTTGGGTTCgagttggtaccggtttggatttattaggttcatttcggtttggatcgattttttaaaccggtatggagccattaggaaacaactaaatgatgaattgttgaacttcggttcttaaatcgatttgtaaccgggttggttttggtttttggtctagtttggattcgattttccatacaaatgtatacaaaactattcaaattttgatttttttaatgaattttggagtgtttcggtttcttaccggtttggtttcggtttcggtccgggttttgagccagtttcggtttggtttcgggttcatccggttttcggtgcggttcgatttggttttggggttacaatactcgaaaccgaaccgaaccaataaggcttcggttcgattcggtccgggttgttatcggttagGTCCGAccagttttaccggttcggtttaggaattgacaccccaaCTACCAGCggttttttatcttttaagAAAAGCTTATCCCCTTCCTCTCAATAAGCTATGCTTAAAAAGATCTTCCCTCCACTTATCCCCCTTCTCTTAAAACTATGCTTAAACAATCTTCACTTTACTTGTAGCCCTCACCGCCAGAGTGCCAACCCTGTACAAAGAATCCTAGCCCTCGAGTACCGATTGTTGCATGCATTGAGAAATAATCATCTTTCTCACCATTTAAATAATATTACAACTTTTCTATTCACTACTATGGTTACAATAAGATGACAAAACCATTTCACAGCTATCTACCACGTGGCAATTAGATGAAGCCCAAATTTTGTGCATGGAATAATGGATAGACCCTGATGTCCCTTCTCACTTGTCAAGATTCAACCTAAGCCATACTTTCAGAATTTGGAGACCCCAAGAAGGTGCATGgacaaacaaacacaaacaGCTGAAAAATACACCTTGTTCCCCAGCAACAAATTggataaattgaaatttattgaATTCGAATCTAAAATTTAACATGAAGGTTACTTTCATCCGATCTTCTAGGCTTTTACATTTGCACATGGGAAAGGATTACACTAAACTGGAATTTCACATGATATATCATGTCAACAAGAAGTTCACaaaaactaaaaggaaaaaggtggtacaaaaataaatatcaaattGCTGATACATTTGAAAAATATAGTCATACATGGTACTTACCTACATGCATATCTACACATCTCCCCGGAAAAACGGTGTGCCAAAGAATGAGCTAGAGAATGTACCTCCGCCACTGGGGAAAAGAGTCAAGAAACAGATGATGGCCAGGACCAAGCCCCATGCATATCTATCATCTCCCAAGGGGGTGATCTCATCCTTGGCGGGTATTTCTTCCCCACTTCGGAAGAAGGTAGCAAACAAACCCCATGCCAAGCACAGGACGCTGCCACTCAAGCCACCTATCCCAAGCAAAAGAGATGTGCCAAAAGAGAGTAGTGTGGCAGTGTTTCTTCCAAACATGGCCTGAGCAATGCGGCCTCCTTCGAGTCTCCCACATGGCAATAGGTTCAAAGATGTCACTACCATTCCTGTATGTATGGTTGTAGCACTCAGTACAAAAATACAACCAGAGACATGCCATGAAATTTATGAGTACAGACTGTACATCTCAATTCCTGCAAATGAAGGATAAGATGATCCATCCCaaaattttctcattattaccAACTAAAGATGAGATAAGTTCCTCCTAACAATATAGTTTCAAGCAGTGCAAATTTCTACCAAAGAACTGAACTAACTGTATATCCAAGATAATTTGTTTGATCAATCTCTGGGACACGTCCATATGAGTGCAAGCCATGGCTGTTTTATGTATGGCAATACAGATCAGTGGAGCATCTGGTTTAGAAGAAATCTAtctcaacattttcctttttcattttacaAGTAACTTGCAGTGAGCGAACAGTACCAAGGTTGAAGAAAATCACCTAGAAGTCCAGCGAAAGCAAGGGGGTCAACTGGGACCCCCACCCCTTCCACCGCATAAGGCAATACATTCCCAAGATCATCTGTATAAGGTCCAATTACATATTGAATGAATGAAAGTAGCGGGTTATTATAGAAGAACTGAGGCCTTATATACCTGCAATGCAAACAGAGGAGTATTGCAATGAGCAAAAGGCAAGTCTTGAAGTAGTAGTTGAAAACCAATATAGCCGACTACTGCCTCGCCTCACTTTAAGCatggaaaaggggaaaaagcatTACTTGACCTTGGTAAACAAAATTCCGACAAGGTTCAGtttaaaggaataaaagagCCAATGTGTAGTTTGCTTAAACacagaaaaatattttcttttacttttagtaaagtttaattttaataaatCTCACAATTTGTTCCAAATCATTAACTCATTTAACCCAAGGCAAGTTTACCATCTAAGTCATATCCCAATTCATGGATTCCACTTGAAACTAAAGCTATGCTTGCTTGTCAGATAACTACAGTTTCCCATGAATGATATTGAAAAGTGTAAGTAGAGTTGTAGACGATGGTCCGCAACAGAAGGCAACTTCCAGAGAGAACAGGACTTACAGGGCATTGTCACCTCCATTAAAGCTTCCATCAGCCACGAAAGCTGAAACAGCAAGCACTAGCGATGTCAAGTATGCACTAGCTGTGCGTGAGACAGGAATATCGAAAAGAGCTTTCTTATTAGGCAGCAGCGACTCATAGTTGTTTATCACCCCTAAGCATCCTGTCCAATTTGATGGAATAAGAAAAGATGGGCTAAGTTTAACACCATACCGAGCTGCCATTACCCTAGTGGCAACCTGCAAGATATAAGAGAAAAGAGCTATGAGTATACCAttgtgagacccaagaatacagcaagtaccaGAACCGCCAGGGAAATCAGTGAGGTGTggtatccccaccaagaatatgacCAGTACCAAGGGGTtcgggagatcggtgagggtgtgtcTCCTTGACATGACACAACGCGCTTTGAAGCCTTGAaacccatgggccaaagaggacaatattgtgcaaagttAATAGGGCTAAgggcgttacaaatggtatcaggcCACAACGGAGAATACGGccagcctccttaacatggcacaacgcattttaaatCCTACTGGCAAATAAATCCAATAGGAACCCCTCTAGAACAAGCAATAGCGTTTCTCCTTGATTGCATATTGGCAGTTCCTTAGTTCACTGTAAAGCAAGTTTCTTCAGACTTTTCTTGCCATGTGTACTTCAAAGTTGAAACTACATTTTGTTATATGAAACCCATTGATGTTGTAGGCACCAATCTTCTGAAAGTCTAATTCCATTATAAATAGGGAGATCAACCAATTTGAAGGGTAAAATACCTCAGAAACTCCCAAAATGGAGAGGAAGCCTCCAAAGAGAGGCACAACATTAGCAATGTAGTCATCAAACGTGGCATCAGGTTTAAGAAAGAAGCCACTTATTAAAGCTATCGTTCCAAAAGTTGCCACACTTAAGACTATTGCGCTGACATAACCCCATGGAGTGCTCAATTTGGAAAGCTCAAATTGAagatcaatttcagatttcGGTTGCACCATACAGACCTAGCAGTTCAAAGAACAAACAATATTAATGCTGGCATCTCAAAGCAATTGAACAGAATTGACTTTTTAAACTGGAAGGGAAAGTTTGTTGCCACTATTTTCTATCATATAAACATATGGCCTTCCTTTGAATCAAATAGTTAGAGCttcaatttttcaaatttcCCAGATAACTGTTCAAGCGGTTCAAGGGAAACAGATTGTGGGATTGACAGCTGAAATAGGGATCAATTTGAAGCTAGGTTATCTGGTAGCAGCCATCCATGAGTTGTGCTAAACCGATGCAAACATGATCAAATCTGGTCCTGATTAAGAGAGAGACTACTTGCTTCATCATGAACTCAAGTCAGGGAGATTTGATCAAATCTTCTTTAACTTGGGAAAAAGGAGAACCCCCTAAGGAAAATATCCTATGGATTTCAAATCCAACTAAGTTGATGTGAGAAATTTTAAGAAAACAATGTcaatataaaataatagaaatgtaTACCTTTTCTCATCTTTCATAAGTCGTACCTgtttttttatgtcatttgcttcttCCTCCATGAACCATAGAATGACTTCTCGGCCAGCCGCTTCAGTTAGCTTTCTCTCCAATTTGGGAATGACTTCCTCAATCGGTTTCCTCAAGTTTCCAATAAAGATCCCTCCATCCCCAAACCTTCGAACATCCGTGGCAAAGAATGTATCAAACCCAAAGCAACTCTTCAGCTGCCAAATCCAACAGCAAAATAGATTaataatatacatataaactGAAGGAGATAGAAAGGGATTTAAATTTTATGGAGTTCGCCACCAAGACAAATAAACTGACCTTGTTGAGGTCTAGCGCCTTGAAAGCTTCCTCTGCTCTGTCCAACCTTTCCTTCTCTCTGGACAAGCTGTCACGGACTACTCTGTTAAAGAATCCAACGATTGGGTTATTGCTCTGTTCCCTATCGAGCTCCCTGAGTTTTCGATCGGCTCTCTTCTTCTCTAGTTTTATTGCCGCTTCGATGGAAGGGTTGCCCATGAACTTCTTGAACTCTTCGTCTGTTTTCCAATCCACTTCCTGCTGTTTGATCTGCTCTTCTGAACCAACTTCTTCACTCAGCTGGACATCGACGGACGAGTCAACATTCGGGGATTCGTCCCCGTTAGGCGTATCAGAAACTACGACAACAGAAGTGGACGaggatttttctttctcctgtTCATCTATAGCAGAGAACTTAATCCCTTTTCCCGAATGGGGTTTGAAACAGAGGGACAgcgagggggaggggagggtcTTTTGCTCAAATAATGGATGCTTGGAGAGAGAAGAGCGTGGGGAAATTGGGTTCCATCTGGGAGCACATAAACATGAAGAATTAAAGAGCAATGACGCCATGGGAGAAGCTGCTGCAGGATGCACTGGAAATGAGTAGAGCTCATGATGTGGTGACAGAAAAAGGCGATTTTGGACGAACGGAGACACGGACTATGGATATATCTAGAAACATGGAGAAAGTGTCACAGTTACAGGTGGATAGAGGCATTGCAGTGGCGACAAGAACTCTGGGGCCTGCGGGAGGGTCACCATTATTTTGAGTCACACCAGTTCCTTTCCATGCAAAactgaatgaaaataaagaacccaaaatttctaccaaaaaaaaacccccccccaaaataccAAAAGCACAGGGAAGATCGGATTCTCTTCCTGAACTTTGTTCCTTGACTGACTATTAGAGCCTTTGAGGCGTGGCGCACTCACAGAGGGAGTCACAGATCTTCTGAGCCAAACGACGACCCTTTACAGCCCAATCATGTATTCGAAGTATAAGCCATTAATTTTTGGATATTGCTCCTCATTTGTAGAAGTTTCCTGAGATGCTCGGACCCATGCGTGTGATTTATTAGGATAAGGCAGTTGGGGAGTGAATAAAATTTCCGGTTGTGGTCCAATCCAAGCCCATGCTCTTCCTGAACGAGCCTGTTTATATTAGCCCAAGACCAGATCAAACCTAAACATTTACAAAGTCCGTTAAGCCTCATTCAACCCAATCCCAAACTACAAACTGGGTTGGGCCTCTCTCAACACATACCAAGCCCAAACTCATGTTGCTTACAACTCTAAtggattttgagttttttttttttgggggggggcgGGAGGGTGGGTGGTTTTGGGGGAGCTTAACGGGTGATTATTATACTCAAACCAAAAAATATACGTTGTGTGTGGTGTgtgagatggagagagagagagagagagagagagagtgttcaaACAGCCAACAAACTTGAAAAATTAAAGTGGCCTGAGGTAAGCCCAGCCTGGCTTGGATCAGGTTCAAAATGCAGAAGTGCCATATTAATCTAAGATGAATTTGAAACAACCTATTCCATATGAAACTATCTGAAAAAAGGAATTTcaactcagaaaaaaaaaatctgaaaaaacacattgttggggaaaaaaaagtaaGGGACATGGAGAAGAGAGGGCGAAAAGGGGGGAGGGTAAGGGAAGAGTATGGGctcatttgataacgtttctgtcgtttctgttttaagaaacggtaaaaatataaatttccgtttctagaaacagaaacggaattaaaggtgtttgataaatcatgtttttagaagtcgataataaccagtgaaaaaatggccacaagtcgtttccagaaataacgaaacaagttgaacttgtttcgcctgagtcgtttcttgaaccataaataagtataaatttctatttctatttttaaaaataagtgaaacgaaacagttttatcaaatgctttttattctatttctactgtttctagaaacagaaacgacaaaaagacgtttcttaaaacgttatcaaacgggccttaaGACGGCTCCTGCACTGTTTAAAGACCTCTGGTGCCATCGTGGGCCAACCTCCTCTCAACCCTAAATCCATGGTTCTGGATAGATGCTTGTTACGTTCCCaatatttgaaattgaaattttgaaaaggCGAAAAAGACAGACAGAGAGCGGGCATGTTATAACGCGGTCAGGTCAGGTCAGGTCAGGTCTCAGAAGTCAGGAGGAGCCAGAGGATTCAGCGAGGATCAGGACCAGTGCGAAGTGAGGGTGGGCCAATTGGTCCAGTCCACACCCCAGAGCATTGATTATTGGGGAATCTCCCGCAAGATTTTGCCGTGGAAAGCtgtaaaatggccaaaataacGGTTGGTCAACGCGAGTAAGTGGGGCCGGGCCGAGCCGAGTGTCATCTTCATCGCATCTCCACTCCACTCCCACGCCTACAGTAGGAACAAATATTCCAAGAATCACGTGACTGAGggatgaaggtgatgtgatgagggtatttttttttttcgttggaAATTTTGGTGAGATAGACAGGGGAGTCCCGTGCCCTTTATCGCGGCGCCTCCCAGAAGAGAGAGCAGAGAGGGCCTACCAGGCTACTACCTCATGAGAGGTCGTCCAGTCCCATCCCATGCAGGCTGCTCTGGGTCTTGTCTGGCTCGACCTCGACAATCTCTTCTCTTTTACTGTTTCTCTCATCGAGTAATATAATCGCCCAAGTTTCGCATCCACGGATTTCATGCGCCCCGCtccatttcttccttcctccaagATGTTCttcctattatttttttttcatgcattGGAATAAGATTGGCATGTTTGATCAGGATCATGGTTTTAGTAAACTGATATCGATACAGGATTGGCCAAGAATTGGGCTGATAGTATTATCACCTCTGTTGATATCAATATAGGATTGACCAGGAATAAATAATATGGATCGTGGTTTTCGTAACCTCTTATTGCACTTCCATGTAGTGTTTTTAGTGTTTATGTAGGCAAAATtcttaaaatataaaagaattattattatttttatcagaaGCCAAAgtatttattaagaaaaatcaGAGAATTAATTCACACATACCTTGTGTTAATTGCTTGTTATGATTCGTCACGAGATATTTATTTACACATCAAAAACAGTAATttaccattctttttttttttttctttaatgcaCTAATTTTTGTAGGAAAAAGTTCTCTTAAGCCCACGAAGTATGTTTTATCCATTATTCTACGGTTCACAAACCGTTATAAGATTTTAATATGTATACTCTTTAATTCACCTACACTCATTTTCATGATATagaaaaactagattttttttttttctaataaaacgATACATTAATTTTTGTATGTTACTTTTGGAAAATTTTATCATAATAGATTTATCAAGGTAACCTAAATATCTATTACATCTCACACAACTAAGAGGTAATTAAATTTGTGGGCAGTTAGGTGGACATCAAGGTCCATCTAATCACATCATAAAATTTTagattaaacaaaaataaaatttaaagttTCAAGAATACAAGAGAGTGCATAGCGGTGGTTTGAATTCTGTGGGCGTTGGTGGACCTACATGGAATGCAAGGCAAGAACTATCTATAAATAATCAGAATTGCCATATTTTCAATCCACTTACCACAATGAGACAGGCGAGCTTCATAACTTTATTAAGGCCAAATTATTTTATTGAGTATTTGACAAAGTTTTCTTACATCCAAAATGAATGGAAattatactaaaaaaaataataataatgaatggAAATCTGTTCACCACAGTTCATCTAGGGCACTCAGAGGGGGAGGGGCCGCTCGGCGGGGTTTCCTTGGTCATATCCAggcagtgaaggaaaactttgtctatACAAATTTGCTGTTACACACAATTACGTTATTAGTGTATAAATttgttccttctctctctctttctttcttgtatGTCATTTAGCTTTAATAATTAATCACCCCCAGTGAACCAATCTTTTCCACAATAGTTGGCAACCTTTTTGACCTTGTACACTCAATCCCTGTGCCTTGTGATCCTTTTCTAATAGAAATTGGCCAATGTTTCCCTTTATTTGTGTCTGCAATTCTAACATCTTCGTCTAATCAGAGCAagaatttcttcctccttttttgtATTCTTTGGAGAACAATGGATCCTTCAAAATCTTCAAGCTGTAGAGCAACTAGCCAATTGATGATTGCATGGTCCACCCATCAGTTGTCGCCACCTAATGCTTTTGCTTAACTTATATCCGTCTCTGTTCGCCACAAACTGACAATCAAGTCCATCCAAAATCAAATATTGCCTCTGGTTCGTTACACAAATTGAATATAGCTGCTCCTGTCAAGGCCCCAAATTTTCTCCTTTAGAAGTTGCAAATTTGTCTGAAAGTAATTTCCCTTGGAGTTGAAGTCTAGACTCTGAGAGGGTTGATGAGGCAGAGGTCACATGCGTGTAATTAAAGAACTGCAGAGTATATAAACTGTTAACCATGGTGTCTCTCGTTTTGTCTCCCAGTTCACACAAGGCCATGTAACTGCTTTAAGCTATATCCATATGGACCTTTCTGGTTCAAAAGATTTTACTACGGCTGGGTGGTGGCCTAGTGGGTTTAAACGCAAATGCAAGATCAGATTAATTATGACCACCAAATCTAAACCTACTATCAGATAAAGTCCACATTTTGCAGAATCTAACCCTTTTTTGAATATCAAGATGGAATGTTTGCAACCTTTGGAGAAAGCTGAGATGGTAAAAAGAGAAATGGCAATGATGGCGTGTGTATTGGCAAGTAAAGATTAGAAGTGAGATGATTGGTCAAAGTGAGAGTACCCCAGTGTCCAGCCCCACTCAAACATTTATTGGGAAACATTGAGCTGGTTCTGTAGCTGGCAGGATTAAAAGAGAGAATACATTCACCACcgcccccccaccccaccccaccccaccccaccccaccccaaaattCAAATCGTTCTATAGAAACTCAATCATTAATGGCTGGCTTCAACCAATTCTGCAAAGTCTTTCATTCCAACATGGCCAGAATGGCCGCCTCAGAAATTTTCAATTCTCTAGCTTTTGTTTTACAGATTAATGGTCCTACCTTGACCTTCATTCAAATCGTCAATTTACCTCTCTTGTTCTCTTTGttgccccttcttttcttttctcttcagttttttttttttcccttctctccacGAAACTTACAAAACTTTAAACAGGGAAAGATGGGTTTTTTAAACAAAGCAGATAAAGCTTAAGAATCCGTCCAAGCGGCAAAGACAGGCAAGTGAGCCATGGCAATTGAAGACCTCAGCTGCACGGATGGGATCCAAGCATTCATAGTGGCAGTGGACCCAACGAGCTTTGATGCCGGAGTGGATTTCGCAAAGAGCATCGAGAGCCCACTTTTATCAGGACTGCCTTCTCTGGAACTGCTCAAGCTGGTCACTAGAGACGATGGATTGGACAAGTAGGCCCCTTGCTTAGGGGAGTCTTCCGCTTGTTGAGCCGAATTTACCCCATCATGATGATCCATCCCAATCAGATCGTGTAGGGCCCCTCCTGAGAAAGATGGGTTCCTGTAATTCATGGGTTTCTGATCAATTGGTTCAACGTAAATGGCTGGTTGCTGGGAGGCAGAGTGATCAACAAACTCGCTCGGTTCTGTATCTCTGCTTCGCTTGGCAAGTTCTCCAGCAAGCAAAGTATTACTCGCTATGATCCGTTCGACATCATATCTCGTTATATCAAAGTTGGTGACTGCATTCACACCTCGAAACTTGATTGCTGCAACGTCATAGGCTTCAGCTGCTTCCTCTTGGGTGCCTGAATATTGAGTTTCGACAGCTTTACTTTAAGATCAAGCAAagattttttgggaaaatgttttCCAGAAGGCAATCTtcgcttcttttttttttttttttttggataagaaATCAAAGCCTTAATTAATCCTTATATATACGTCATAAAAGATTCAGCTTTGCAAAAAATCAGCCTTGAAAAGTCTCAAAGTGGGTGATGAACAGCCTTA
Protein-coding sequences here:
- the LOC122075276 gene encoding probable zinc metalloprotease EGY3, chloroplastic isoform X2, with product MASLLFNSSCLCAPRWNPISPRSSLSKHPLFEQKTLPSPSLSLCFKPHSGKGIKFSAIDEQEKEKSSSTSVVVVSDTPNGDESPNVDSSVDVQLSEEVGSEEQIKQQEVDWKTDEEFKKFMGNPSIEAAIKLEKKRADRKLRELDREQSNNPIVGFFNRVVRDSLSREKERLDRAEEAFKALDLNKLKSCFGFDTFFATDVRRFGDGGIFIGNLRKPIEEVIPKLERKLTEAAGREVILWFMEEEANDIKKQVATRVMAARYGVKLSPSFLIPSNWTGCLGVINNYESLLPNKKALFDIPVSRTASAYLTSLVLAVSAFVADGSFNGGDNALYIRPQFFYNNPLLSFIQYVIGPYTDDLGNVLPYAVEGVGVPVDPLAFAGLLGMVVTSLNLLPCGRLEGGRIAQAMFGRNTATLLSFGTSLLLGIGGLSGSVLCLAWGLFATFFRSGEEIPAKDEITPLGDDRYAWGLVLAIICFLTLFPSGGGTFSSSFFGTPFFRGDV
- the LOC122075276 gene encoding probable zinc metallopeptidase EGY3, chloroplastic isoform X1, with protein sequence MASLLFNSSCLCAPRWNPISPRSSLSKHPLFEQKTLPSPSLSLCFKPHSGKGIKFSAIDEQEKEKSSSTSVVVVSDTPNGDESPNVDSSVDVQLSEEVGSEEQIKQQEVDWKTDEEFKKFMGNPSIEAAIKLEKKRADRKLRELDREQSNNPIVGFFNRVVRDSLSREKERLDRAEEAFKALDLNKLKSCFGFDTFFATDVRRFGDGGIFIGNLRKPIEEVIPKLERKLTEAAGREVILWFMEEEANDIKKQVCMVQPKSEIDLQFELSKLSTPWGYVSAIVLSVATFGTIALISGFFLKPDATFDDYIANVVPLFGGFLSILGVSEVATRVMAARYGVKLSPSFLIPSNWTGCLGVINNYESLLPNKKALFDIPVSRTASAYLTSLVLAVSAFVADGSFNGGDNALYIRPQFFYNNPLLSFIQYVIGPYTDDLGNVLPYAVEGVGVPVDPLAFAGLLGMVVTSLNLLPCGRLEGGRIAQAMFGRNTATLLSFGTSLLLGIGGLSGSVLCLAWGLFATFFRSGEEIPAKDEITPLGDDRYAWGLVLAIICFLTLFPSGGGTFSSSFFGTPFFRGDV